One stretch of Methyloversatilis sp. RAC08 DNA includes these proteins:
- a CDS encoding DUF4124 domain-containing protein gives MTNLRLLLCVSIAGTVFASPVWAQTYKWKDAQGNTHYSGTPPPPDARSVTEKKLQPSVVEQGASYAEREAMRTAPVTLWLGNECDALCESALAFLKNRSIAYIEQRIITDEQKQAFVKRFNLQEARVPAINAGKDHLIGFSASAWTSLLNRAGYPAKGTARVAPKAPAPGTAPTAAEADPADTGNWQPATE, from the coding sequence ATGACGAATCTGCGCCTGCTGCTTTGCGTGTCGATCGCCGGCACCGTGTTCGCCAGCCCGGTCTGGGCTCAGACCTACAAGTGGAAGGACGCCCAGGGCAATACGCACTACAGCGGCACCCCGCCGCCGCCCGATGCCCGCTCGGTCACCGAGAAGAAGCTGCAGCCCAGCGTGGTCGAACAGGGCGCGAGCTATGCCGAGCGTGAAGCCATGCGCACGGCACCGGTGACGCTGTGGCTCGGCAACGAGTGCGACGCCCTGTGCGAGTCGGCGCTCGCCTTCCTGAAGAACCGCAGCATCGCCTACATCGAACAGCGCATCATCACCGACGAGCAGAAACAGGCTTTCGTGAAGCGCTTCAACCTGCAGGAGGCGCGCGTGCCGGCCATCAACGCCGGCAAGGACCACCTGATCGGCTTCAGCGCCAGTGCCTGGACTTCGCTGCTGAACCGCGCCGGCTACCCGGCGAAGGGCACGGCCCGGGTCGCGCCCAAGGCCCCGGCGCCCGGTACCGCGCCGACCGCCGCAGAAGCCGACCCCGCCGACACGGGCAACTGGCAACCCGCCACAGAATGA
- a CDS encoding M3 family metallopeptidase, with amino-acid sequence MNTNPLLDFSALPRFDLIQPEHVAPAITDLLTRYQALIDELIARPEAPTWDGFAAPITDMGEQVNRAWGVVGHLHGVNDVPAWREAYNASLPEITRFYSSLGQNLALFAKYRALHDSPEYATLSPARRRILDNEVRDFRLSGAELPEELKPRFKEIQEELASLSAKFSENLLDATNAFAEYVTDEALLAGLPDDSIEAAREAAQRDDREGWKFTLHMPSYLPVMQYADNRDLRARMYRANATRASEFGDAARDNTALIDRILSLRAEESKMLGFNSFAELSMVPKMADTPAQVTAFLRDLGARAKPHGKRDLDELRAFARNEFGLDELQPWDMTWVSEKLRGHRYNFSEHEVKQYFPEHKVLAGLFRVIEGLYGVTIKPDTAPVWHPDVRFFRIERAAAAGSELVGQFYLDLYARDTKRGGAWMDEAITRRRVASGVQTPVAYLNCNFPSPVGGKPATFTHDDVITLFHESGHGLHHVLTRVDDLAVSGIHGVEWDAVELPSQFMENFCWEWDVLSGMTAHVDTGEPLPRALFDKMIAAKNFQSGLQTLRQVEFSLFDLRLHHEFVPGGDQTMLQLLDEVRDEIAVVRPPAWNRFPHSFSHIFAGGYAAGYYSYKWAEVLSADAFEAFEEAREQSGSVLDTETGRRFWDEILAVGGSRPALESFKAFRGREPRPDALLRHSGMVAA; translated from the coding sequence ATGAACACGAACCCGCTGCTCGATTTTTCCGCCCTGCCCCGTTTCGACCTCATCCAGCCGGAGCATGTCGCGCCGGCGATCACCGACCTGCTGACCCGCTATCAGGCGCTGATCGACGAATTGATCGCGCGCCCCGAAGCCCCGACCTGGGACGGGTTCGCGGCGCCGATCACCGACATGGGCGAACAGGTGAACCGCGCCTGGGGCGTGGTCGGCCACCTGCACGGCGTGAATGACGTGCCGGCCTGGCGCGAGGCGTACAACGCTTCGCTGCCCGAAATCACCCGCTTCTACAGCTCGCTCGGCCAGAATCTCGCGCTGTTCGCCAAGTACCGCGCGCTGCACGATTCGCCCGAGTACGCCACGCTGTCGCCGGCGCGCCGCCGCATCCTCGACAATGAGGTGCGCGACTTCCGCCTGTCGGGCGCCGAATTGCCCGAAGAACTCAAGCCGCGCTTCAAGGAAATCCAGGAAGAGCTGGCATCGCTGTCGGCGAAGTTTTCCGAGAACCTGCTCGACGCGACCAATGCCTTTGCCGAATACGTGACCGACGAAGCACTGCTGGCCGGCCTGCCCGACGACAGCATCGAAGCGGCGCGCGAAGCGGCCCAGCGCGACGACCGCGAGGGCTGGAAATTCACGCTGCACATGCCGTCCTATCTGCCGGTGATGCAGTACGCGGACAACCGCGACCTGCGTGCGCGCATGTACCGCGCCAACGCGACCCGCGCATCCGAGTTCGGCGATGCGGCGCGCGACAACACGGCACTGATCGACCGCATCCTGTCGCTGCGCGCCGAAGAGTCGAAAATGCTCGGCTTCAACAGTTTCGCCGAACTGTCGATGGTGCCCAAGATGGCCGACACGCCGGCTCAGGTCACGGCCTTCCTGCGCGACCTCGGCGCCCGCGCCAAGCCGCACGGAAAACGCGATCTCGACGAGCTGCGCGCATTCGCCCGCAACGAATTCGGCCTCGACGAGCTGCAACCCTGGGACATGACCTGGGTGTCGGAAAAGCTGCGCGGCCACCGCTACAACTTTTCGGAACACGAGGTCAAGCAGTACTTCCCGGAGCACAAGGTGCTCGCAGGCCTGTTCCGCGTCATAGAAGGGCTTTATGGCGTCACCATCAAGCCCGATACGGCGCCGGTCTGGCACCCGGACGTGCGCTTCTTCCGCATCGAGCGCGCCGCGGCCGCGGGCAGCGAGCTGGTGGGCCAGTTCTACCTCGACCTGTACGCGCGCGACACCAAGCGCGGCGGCGCCTGGATGGACGAAGCCATCACGCGGCGGCGCGTCGCCTCGGGCGTGCAGACGCCGGTGGCCTACCTGAACTGCAACTTCCCGTCACCCGTGGGCGGCAAACCCGCCACCTTCACGCACGACGACGTGATCACGCTGTTCCACGAATCGGGGCACGGCCTGCACCACGTGCTGACGCGGGTCGATGATCTCGCGGTGTCCGGCATTCACGGCGTCGAATGGGACGCAGTCGAACTGCCGAGCCAGTTCATGGAAAACTTCTGCTGGGAGTGGGACGTGCTCAGCGGCATGACCGCGCACGTCGACACCGGCGAGCCGCTGCCGCGCGCGCTGTTCGACAAGATGATCGCCGCCAAGAACTTCCAGAGCGGCCTGCAGACGCTGCGCCAGGTCGAGTTTTCGCTGTTCGATCTGCGTCTGCACCATGAATTCGTGCCTGGCGGCGACCAGACCATGCTGCAGCTGCTCGACGAGGTGCGCGACGAAATCGCCGTCGTGCGACCGCCGGCCTGGAACCGCTTCCCGCACAGCTTCAGCCACATCTTCGCCGGCGGTTACGCGGCGGGTTACTACAGCTACAAGTGGGCCGAGGTGCTTTCGGCTGACGCCTTCGAGGCGTTCGAAGAGGCGCGCGAGCAGTCCGGCAGCGTGCTCGACACCGAAACCGGCCGGCGCTTCTGGGACGAAATCCTCGCCGTGGGCGGCTCGCGCCCGGCGCTCGAATCGTTCAAGGCCTTCCGTGGCCGCGAACCGCGCCCGGACGCGCTGCTGCGTCACAGCGGCATGGTGGCGGCCTGA
- a CDS encoding Hpt domain-containing protein, with product MNVRIPPQQDDHAASPDAAAVLDLRILFSVPGMRENRAGLRTRVLATWRNEAAAIIDALRDAASAGDAHALRLAAHRLKSSSGALGAIYISSLASDVENAARSGRITFDGQLRLHLEQAVQQTLAAFGALDDAPAPMMNPASGEPGFRT from the coding sequence ATGAATGTGCGGATTCCCCCCCAGCAGGACGATCACGCGGCCTCGCCCGACGCCGCTGCCGTGCTTGACCTGCGCATCCTGTTCAGCGTGCCCGGCATGCGCGAGAACCGCGCCGGGCTGCGCACGCGCGTGCTGGCGACCTGGCGCAATGAAGCTGCCGCGATCATCGATGCGCTGCGCGACGCCGCCTCCGCGGGGGATGCCCACGCACTGCGTCTGGCGGCGCACCGGCTGAAAAGTTCGAGCGGCGCGCTCGGTGCCATATATATAAGCAGCCTCGCGAGCGATGTCGAAAACGCCGCGCGCAGCGGCCGCATCACCTTCGACGGGCAATTGCGTCTGCACCTCGAACAGGCTGTGCAGCAGACGCTGGCCGCTTTCGGCGCGCTGGACGATGCGCCCGCCCCGATGATGAACCCCGCCAGCGGAGAACCGGGATTTCGCACATGA
- a CDS encoding c-type cytochrome produces the protein MRKQFMQAVMLMLMTSAHMATAQTTPYQVQGGNKVDDATLAGWRAWRNAACERCHGPNQEGMVGPSLIVSLKTLGRDDFKAVVTKGRVERGMPNFDGSRQVMDNLDGLYAYLKGRSDGAIRPGRIEKMD, from the coding sequence ATGAGAAAGCAGTTCATGCAGGCAGTCATGCTGATGCTGATGACTTCGGCTCACATGGCGACGGCACAGACAACGCCCTATCAGGTGCAGGGCGGCAACAAGGTGGATGACGCCACGCTGGCAGGCTGGCGCGCGTGGCGCAACGCGGCGTGCGAACGCTGCCATGGCCCGAATCAGGAAGGCATGGTGGGGCCTTCGCTGATCGTCAGCCTCAAGACACTCGGGCGCGACGACTTCAAGGCAGTCGTGACCAAGGGTCGCGTGGAGCGCGGCATGCCCAACTTCGATGGTTCAAGGCAGGTCATGGACAATCTCGACGGCCTGTACGCTTACCTGAAAGGTCGTTCCGATGGGGCGATCCGGCCCGGCCGCATCGAAAAGATGGACTGA
- a CDS encoding methanol/ethanol family PQQ-dependent dehydrogenase: MKTLPLWVAALAIPGTALANADVAKLIKDPKNWAMQAGNFENQRYSTLNQINKKNVKDLKVAWTFSTGVLRGHEGGPLVIGDTLFVHSPFPNKVFAIDLETQKIKWKYEPKQDPSVIPVMCCDTVNRGLAYAEGKVFLQQADTTLVALDSKSGKVLWSVKNGDPKVGATNTNAPHVFKDKVITGISGGEFGVRGFVAAYDINTGKQVWKGYSTGPDAEMLIDPDKTMTWTNGKMAPVGKDSSLKTWQGDQWKIGGGTTWGWYSYDPQENLMYYGSGNPSTWNPSQRPGDNKWSMTLFARDVDTGMTRWVYQMTPHDEWDFDGINEVILADVDVKGKKRKVAVHFDRNGFGYTMDRVTGELLTAEKFDPKVNWATHVDMNTGRPQVVAKYSTRQNGEDVNSKGICPAALGSKDQQPASFNPKNGLFYVPTNHVCMDYEPFRVEYTAGQPYVGATLSMYPAPGSHGGMGNFITWDAGKGKIVQSKPEKFSVWSGSLVTAGGIACYGTLEGYLKCVDADDINKELYKFKTPSGIIGNVTTWEFKGKQYIGILSGIGGWAGIGLAAGLEKPTDGLGAVGGYAELSSYTELGGTMTVFALP; the protein is encoded by the coding sequence ATGAAAACACTGCCCCTGTGGGTCGCCGCACTTGCCATCCCGGGCACCGCATTGGCCAACGCCGATGTCGCCAAGCTGATCAAGGACCCGAAGAACTGGGCCATGCAAGCCGGCAACTTCGAAAACCAGCGCTACAGCACCCTGAATCAAATCAACAAGAAAAACGTCAAAGACCTCAAGGTTGCATGGACTTTCTCGACCGGCGTGCTGCGCGGTCATGAAGGTGGCCCGCTGGTGATCGGTGACACGCTGTTCGTACACTCGCCCTTCCCCAACAAGGTGTTCGCGATCGATCTGGAAACCCAGAAGATCAAGTGGAAGTACGAGCCGAAGCAGGATCCGTCAGTGATCCCGGTGATGTGCTGCGACACCGTCAATCGTGGTCTCGCCTACGCCGAAGGCAAGGTGTTCCTGCAGCAGGCCGACACCACGCTCGTCGCCCTCGACTCCAAGTCGGGCAAGGTGCTGTGGTCGGTCAAGAATGGCGATCCGAAGGTTGGCGCCACCAATACGAACGCCCCGCACGTGTTCAAGGACAAGGTCATCACCGGTATTTCCGGCGGTGAATTCGGCGTCCGCGGCTTCGTGGCTGCTTACGACATCAACACCGGCAAGCAGGTCTGGAAGGGCTACAGCACGGGTCCCGACGCAGAAATGCTGATCGATCCGGACAAGACGATGACCTGGACCAACGGCAAGATGGCGCCGGTTGGCAAGGACTCGTCGCTGAAGACCTGGCAGGGCGACCAGTGGAAGATCGGTGGCGGCACGACCTGGGGCTGGTACTCGTACGACCCGCAGGAAAACCTGATGTACTACGGTTCGGGCAACCCCTCGACCTGGAACCCGTCGCAGCGCCCGGGTGACAACAAGTGGTCGATGACCCTGTTTGCACGTGATGTCGATACCGGCATGACGCGCTGGGTGTACCAGATGACCCCGCACGACGAGTGGGACTTCGACGGCATCAATGAAGTCATCCTGGCCGACGTGGACGTCAAGGGCAAGAAGCGCAAGGTTGCGGTTCACTTCGACCGCAACGGCTTCGGCTACACGATGGACCGTGTGACCGGCGAGCTGCTGACTGCTGAAAAGTTTGACCCGAAGGTGAACTGGGCCACCCACGTCGACATGAACACCGGTCGTCCGCAAGTGGTTGCCAAGTACTCGACCCGTCAGAACGGCGAAGATGTGAACAGCAAGGGCATCTGCCCGGCCGCTCTGGGTTCGAAGGACCAGCAGCCCGCTTCGTTCAACCCGAAGAATGGCCTGTTCTACGTGCCGACGAACCACGTCTGCATGGACTACGAGCCGTTCCGTGTTGAATACACCGCCGGTCAGCCGTACGTCGGCGCCACCCTGTCGATGTACCCGGCCCCGGGCAGCCACGGCGGCATGGGCAACTTCATCACCTGGGACGCAGGCAAGGGCAAGATCGTCCAGTCCAAGCCGGAGAAGTTCTCGGTCTGGTCGGGTTCGCTGGTCACCGCCGGTGGCATCGCCTGCTACGGCACGCTCGAGGGTTACCTCAAGTGCGTCGATGCCGACGATATCAACAAGGAACTGTACAAGTTCAAGACCCCGTCGGGCATCATCGGCAACGTGACGACCTGGGAATTCAAGGGCAAGCAGTACATCGGTATCCTGTCGGGTATCGGCGGTTGGGCCGGCATCGGCCTCGCAGCCGGTCTCGAAAAGCCGACCGATGGTCTGGGCGCCGTGGGTGGTTACGCCGAACTCTCGAGCTACACCGAGCTGGGCGGCACGATGACTGTCTTCGCACTGCCGTAA
- the xth gene encoding exodeoxyribonuclease III — translation MKIACWNVNSLKVRLPHLTDWLAAEQPDVVCLQETKTEDATYPRADLEAAGYHSAISGQKTYNGVAILTKQPAEDVQAGIPGFDDEQRRVIAATVGGVRIVCAYFPNGQAVGSEKFEYKMRWLDALTAWLRDELTRHPQLALLGDYNIAPEPRDAHPDWKDEIHVSNQERAAFAGLQALGLSDAFRLFDQPEKSWSWWDYRAGAFRRNFGLRIDHILLSAPLAARCTACVVDKAPRKLERPSDHAPVIATLS, via the coding sequence TTGAAGATCGCCTGCTGGAACGTCAATTCGCTGAAAGTCCGCCTGCCCCACCTGACCGACTGGCTCGCCGCCGAGCAGCCCGACGTGGTGTGCCTGCAGGAAACCAAGACCGAAGACGCCACCTACCCGCGCGCCGACCTTGAAGCGGCCGGCTACCACAGCGCGATCAGCGGCCAGAAAACCTATAACGGCGTGGCCATCCTGACGAAGCAGCCGGCCGAAGACGTGCAGGCCGGCATTCCCGGCTTCGACGACGAACAGCGGCGCGTCATCGCGGCCACCGTCGGCGGCGTGCGCATCGTGTGCGCCTACTTCCCGAACGGCCAGGCCGTGGGTTCTGAAAAGTTCGAATACAAGATGCGCTGGCTCGATGCGCTCACCGCCTGGCTGCGCGACGAACTGACCCGCCACCCGCAGCTCGCCCTGCTCGGCGACTACAACATCGCCCCCGAGCCGCGCGACGCCCACCCGGACTGGAAGGACGAAATACACGTGTCGAATCAGGAGCGTGCCGCCTTCGCCGGCCTGCAGGCACTCGGCCTCAGCGACGCCTTCCGCCTGTTCGACCAGCCGGAAAAGAGCTGGTCCTGGTGGGACTATCGCGCCGGCGCCTTCCGCCGCAACTTCGGCCTGCGCATCGACCACATCCTGCTGTCGGCGCCGCTGGCCGCACGCTGCACAGCCTGCGTCGTCGACAAGGCCCCGCGCAAGCTGGAGCGCCCGTCCGACCACGCACCGGTCATCGCCACACTGTCGTGA
- a CDS encoding putative bifunctional diguanylate cyclase/phosphodiesterase, with translation MILLVDDDVMVRLMATEALISAGFEVMEAASGEQALELFDSHGFSLVLLDVNMSGMDGFEVCRRIRERAHGRRLPVIMLTGMDDTVSIDSAYSLGATDFVTKPLNWTLLVYRVRYALRAASTVMELEVSERRLAVAQRVARLGGWIWHVGEDRCERSAICIDLWGDTRAAAQQVPFGLLSRVLSPDRQHLHAAMERARDGVPYQMSFRVQRADGSLVTLFEQALPVRDEFGRVVRIEGVTQDVTERELAEQRIRFLAYHDSLTGLANRQMFREMLDHALARSRRLGKRCALLYLDLDRLKRINDSFGHTLGDQILREVASRLLGSVRSADFVGREGLQPDEVVARLGGDEFTVLLTDLAHTEDAARVAARICQELGQPIQMDHVELVVTASVGIALFPENGDDAETLLRHADMAMYAAKQRGRNTFEFFTETMQQRAIERLSLEQDMAHALEAGQFALHYQPQVDAVTGRIVSAEALLRWNHPQRGAVSPVEFIPVAEETGLIVPIGEWVVREACRQIAQWRDQGRPVVPVAINLSAINFRSDSLLPQIVDALQSNRLSSHFLHVELTESAVMHEPESALAKLAALKALGLTLSIDDFGTGYSSLSTLKQFPIDLLKIDRSFVRDLPDDESDASIVDAILAMAHALGLRVVAEGVETEAQRQFLAQRKCGLMQGYLFSRPLPAEDFMLQIEAAR, from the coding sequence ATGATTCTTCTCGTCGACGACGACGTGATGGTGCGCCTGATGGCGACCGAAGCGCTGATCAGCGCCGGCTTCGAAGTGATGGAAGCGGCCAGCGGCGAACAGGCGCTCGAACTGTTCGACAGCCACGGGTTTTCGCTGGTGCTGCTCGACGTCAACATGAGCGGCATGGATGGCTTCGAGGTGTGTCGGCGCATCCGCGAGCGGGCGCATGGCCGGCGTCTGCCGGTCATCATGCTCACCGGCATGGACGACACGGTATCGATCGACAGTGCCTATTCGCTCGGCGCGACCGATTTCGTCACCAAACCGCTGAACTGGACGCTGCTGGTCTATCGCGTGCGCTACGCACTGCGGGCGGCCAGCACCGTGATGGAACTCGAAGTGTCGGAACGCCGGCTCGCGGTGGCGCAGCGCGTGGCGCGGCTGGGCGGCTGGATCTGGCATGTCGGGGAAGACCGTTGCGAGCGCAGCGCCATCTGCATCGACCTGTGGGGCGATACGCGCGCGGCGGCCCAGCAGGTTCCGTTCGGCCTGCTGTCGCGCGTGCTCAGCCCGGATCGACAGCATCTGCATGCGGCGATGGAGCGCGCCCGCGATGGCGTGCCCTATCAGATGAGTTTCCGCGTTCAGCGCGCCGACGGCTCGCTGGTGACGCTGTTCGAGCAGGCGCTGCCGGTGCGTGATGAATTCGGCCGCGTGGTGCGCATCGAAGGCGTGACCCAGGACGTGACCGAGCGCGAACTGGCCGAGCAGCGCATCCGCTTTCTCGCCTACCACGACAGCCTGACCGGCCTCGCCAACCGCCAGATGTTCCGCGAAATGCTCGACCACGCACTGGCCCGCTCGCGTCGGCTGGGCAAGCGCTGTGCCTTGCTTTACCTCGATCTAGACCGTCTCAAGCGCATCAACGACAGTTTCGGCCATACGCTGGGGGACCAGATCCTGCGCGAGGTGGCGAGCCGCCTGCTCGGATCGGTACGTTCGGCCGACTTCGTCGGGCGCGAAGGGCTGCAGCCGGATGAAGTCGTCGCGCGGCTGGGCGGCGACGAATTCACCGTGCTGCTGACCGACCTGGCGCACACCGAAGATGCGGCCCGCGTGGCGGCCCGCATCTGCCAGGAACTGGGACAGCCGATCCAGATGGATCACGTCGAACTGGTGGTGACGGCGTCGGTCGGCATCGCACTGTTCCCGGAAAATGGCGACGACGCCGAAACCCTGCTCCGCCACGCGGACATGGCGATGTATGCCGCCAAGCAGCGCGGCCGCAATACCTTCGAATTCTTCACCGAAACCATGCAGCAGCGGGCGATCGAACGGCTGTCGCTGGAGCAGGACATGGCGCACGCACTGGAAGCGGGCCAGTTCGCGCTGCACTACCAGCCGCAGGTGGACGCCGTGACCGGGCGCATCGTGTCGGCCGAAGCGCTGCTGCGCTGGAACCACCCGCAACGTGGCGCGGTGTCTCCGGTCGAATTCATTCCGGTCGCCGAAGAAACCGGTCTCATCGTGCCGATCGGCGAATGGGTGGTGCGGGAGGCCTGCCGGCAGATTGCACAGTGGCGCGATCAGGGGCGGCCTGTGGTGCCGGTTGCAATCAATCTTTCGGCCATCAATTTCCGTTCCGACTCGCTGCTGCCGCAGATTGTCGACGCGCTGCAGTCGAACCGGCTGTCGAGCCACTTCCTGCATGTGGAACTGACCGAAAGCGCGGTGATGCACGAGCCCGAAAGTGCGCTGGCCAAGCTGGCGGCGCTGAAGGCGCTTGGCCTGACGCTGTCGATCGACGATTTCGGCACCGGCTACTCGTCGCTGTCCACGCTGAAGCAGTTTCCGATCGATCTGCTGAAGATCGACCGCAGCTTTGTGCGTGACCTGCCGGACGACGAAAGCGATGCGTCCATCGTCGATGCCATCCTCGCCATGGCGCATGCACTCGGCCTGCGTGTCGTCGCCGAAGGCGTTGAAACCGAGGCGCAGCGGCAGTTTCTGGCGCAGCGAAAATGCGGCCTGATGCAGGGCTATCTGTTTTCCCGACCGTTGCCGGCCGAAGATTTCATGCTGCAGATCGAGGCCGCCCGCTGA
- a CDS encoding S1 family peptidase, with amino-acid sequence MTGHLPPAACLLTLALWPFPAMALDQQDIAALIKLRPSVLKVEASDDRGNISVGTGVAVGPGIIATACHVTARAMTIRVVSNGERMQVSSQRAQVGRDLCLLDVPGASQVPVVELRSTPLKPGEELVALGYILGVAPRVSNGMVLQLHPHDGASVIQSTTPFTSGASGGGLFDREHRLVGVMTFKFRSGTDNQFSMPVEWIREGLALPAGPDVAPLSGLAFWNESDSALPVFLQTLRLQTEARWGELESRARGWIAGNSGDASAWHALGRAQVKQGRPVDGIAALERANALEADNPVFLTDLATAQLGQRDEAGYARTRARLAGLSPGALNLLDQRLQGCAVNADAAC; translated from the coding sequence ATGACGGGCCATCTCCCGCCTGCCGCCTGCCTGCTGACGCTGGCACTGTGGCCGTTTCCGGCCATGGCGCTTGACCAGCAGGACATCGCGGCGCTGATCAAGCTGCGACCGAGCGTGCTGAAGGTCGAAGCCTCCGATGACCGGGGCAACATATCGGTCGGCACCGGCGTGGCAGTCGGCCCGGGCATCATCGCCACCGCCTGCCACGTGACCGCCCGCGCCATGACCATACGCGTGGTCAGCAACGGCGAACGCATGCAGGTGAGTTCGCAGCGCGCACAGGTCGGGCGCGACCTGTGTCTGCTCGACGTACCCGGTGCCTCCCAGGTGCCGGTGGTCGAACTGCGCAGCACACCGCTCAAGCCGGGCGAGGAACTGGTCGCGCTGGGCTACATCCTCGGCGTGGCGCCCCGGGTGAGCAACGGCATGGTGCTGCAGCTGCACCCGCACGACGGCGCAAGCGTCATCCAGAGCACCACACCCTTCACGTCGGGGGCCAGCGGCGGCGGACTGTTCGATCGCGAGCACCGGCTGGTCGGCGTGATGACCTTCAAGTTCCGCAGCGGCACCGACAACCAGTTTTCGATGCCGGTCGAATGGATACGCGAGGGCTTGGCACTGCCTGCCGGCCCGGACGTTGCCCCCCTGAGCGGTCTGGCCTTCTGGAATGAAAGCGATAGCGCCCTGCCCGTCTTCCTGCAGACGCTGCGCCTGCAGACGGAAGCACGCTGGGGCGAGCTGGAATCGCGTGCCCGCGGCTGGATCGCCGGCAATTCCGGCGATGCATCGGCCTGGCATGCGCTCGGTCGTGCGCAGGTCAAGCAGGGGCGGCCGGTGGATGGCATCGCTGCACTGGAGCGCGCCAACGCGCTCGAAGCCGACAATCCGGTGTTCCTGACCGATCTCGCCACCGCCCAGCTCGGCCAGCGCGACGAAGCCGGCTATGCCCGGACACGGGCGCGACTCGCCGGACTTTCACCGGGCGCGCTGAACCTGCTCGACCAGCGGCTGCAAGGCTGCGCCGTCAACGCCGACGCAGCATGCTGA
- a CDS encoding quinoprotein dehydrogenase-associated putative ABC transporter substrate-binding protein — translation MKHSLIAAAFLLGTGLAAPALQAQETGDDKVLRVCADPNNLPLSNDKGEGFENKIAELLAKDMGYALEYTYFPHRMGFIRMTLKAKHEKLPGRYKCDLIIGVPVGFDMGATIKPYFRSTYAMVFKKGTGLDDVKVPDDLLKLPPEKLKSLKFGVFSQTPPVDWLLRNKLFDQAISYQRQSGDPGAYPGEIVEKDLVAGKVDVAMAWGPIAGYFGRNAKAGDLVTVGFPPENTIKFDYAITMAVRYGEKDWKNKIEETVQRNLPGIQAILTSYGVPLIDESQASQTAADR, via the coding sequence ATGAAACATTCCCTGATCGCTGCTGCCTTCCTGCTGGGCACCGGACTTGCCGCACCGGCGCTGCAGGCGCAGGAAACCGGCGACGACAAGGTGCTGCGCGTCTGCGCAGACCCGAACAACCTGCCACTGTCGAACGACAAGGGCGAAGGTTTCGAGAACAAGATTGCCGAGCTGCTGGCCAAGGACATGGGTTACGCACTCGAGTACACCTATTTCCCGCACCGCATGGGCTTCATTCGGATGACCCTGAAGGCCAAGCACGAAAAGCTGCCTGGCCGCTACAAGTGCGACCTCATCATCGGCGTGCCGGTCGGCTTCGACATGGGCGCGACGATCAAGCCCTATTTCCGCTCGACTTACGCCATGGTGTTCAAGAAAGGCACGGGTCTGGACGACGTGAAGGTGCCGGACGACCTGCTCAAGCTGCCGCCGGAAAAGCTCAAGTCACTGAAATTCGGCGTGTTTTCCCAAACGCCGCCGGTGGACTGGCTGCTGCGCAACAAGCTGTTCGACCAGGCAATTTCCTATCAGCGCCAGTCCGGCGACCCCGGTGCCTACCCGGGCGAAATCGTCGAAAAGGATCTGGTCGCCGGCAAGGTCGATGTCGCGATGGCGTGGGGTCCGATCGCGGGTTACTTCGGCCGCAATGCGAAGGCCGGCGATCTGGTGACCGTCGGTTTCCCGCCTGAAAACACGATCAAGTTCGATTACGCGATCACGATGGCCGTGCGCTATGGCGAGAAGGACTGGAAGAACAAGATCGAAGAAACCGTTCAGCGCAATCTGCCCGGCATCCAGGCCATCCTGACCTCGTACGGCGTTCCGCTGATCGACGAGTCGCAGGCCAGCCAGACGGCTGCCGACCGCTGA